The proteins below come from a single Terriglobales bacterium genomic window:
- a CDS encoding POTRA domain-containing protein, which produces MTGKCAARIGALLVLSGCVLPLGGQEAAPVSPDSDVYGKTVRRVELRGAMAGQAQHLLERVAQPVGQPLDRTRVRQSVQALYASGFFSDIRAEAEPVAEGQVDLVFLTAPRYFIGSLTIEGAPGSEPSGKQVLAAAKLQLGEPWAPNQMEAALARMRDVLADEGYFRAQVGFEHSERPATQLVDLHFRVTPGERARVGDVRVEGDPGFSDAEVIRIAKLRPGDAVTQKRLTRALERLRKAYQKQQRLESEVALKSRLYQEKTNTVDYVFDLRRGPQVEIKVEGARPSRSEIRRLFPVYEENAVDEDLLNEGRRNLRDHMQTRGYFDATVGYATQDDPAADRRTIVYQVERGQRHQLAEIVITGNHYFADDLIRERLWMHEAGWLLSHGRFSQSILASDIEAVRALYTSNGFAQVKVSSRVEQFEGDRLRVVLSIEEGPQTRVASLAIRGNKAVAEEQIRSMISIIEGQPFSEANVLSDRDLVRNFYFNRGFPEATLEFSSQPDPADATRMHVTLEIHEGPQFFADQVIVSGLRYTRPETVNRQVRISPGGPLSLSDMLETQRRLYDLGLFNEVDIGVQNPDGNARNKNVLIQVEEASRWTFDYGAGFEVQTGAAGVEPQGDLEASPRFSFDVTRINFRGRDHSLVFKSRVGRLQQRGLIGYIAPRWFDKENLRLSLTAFYDSTSDVRTFTSERLEGSIQADHVLSKATTLLYRFAFRRVQVDESSLRIEPALIPLLSQPVRVGIPSVTYIRDTRDDPINSTRGWYLTSDLGISSKIFGSEADYWRLFLQNTTYHAFRRRSIVLARSTRIGFTEPFDTTDIIPLPERLFSGGGNSHRGFAINQAGPRDRETGFPLGGQALFLNNVELRLPPVTLPYLRENVSFVLFHDAGNVFESARDLFRGLGRWSQPNPAQCRLLTLNARCDLNYMSNAVGGGLRYQTPIGPVRVDFGYNLNPPTFPIREEGRSETLRHFNIFFSIGQTF; this is translated from the coding sequence TTGACGGGGAAGTGCGCGGCACGTATCGGCGCTCTTTTAGTGCTGTCCGGGTGCGTCCTGCCCCTGGGCGGTCAAGAAGCCGCACCTGTTAGCCCGGACTCCGACGTCTACGGCAAGACGGTCCGCAGGGTGGAGTTGCGCGGCGCCATGGCCGGGCAGGCCCAGCACCTGCTGGAGCGCGTGGCGCAGCCCGTGGGCCAACCGCTGGATCGCACACGGGTCCGCCAGAGCGTACAGGCGCTGTACGCATCCGGCTTCTTTTCCGATATTCGCGCCGAGGCGGAACCGGTCGCCGAAGGCCAGGTCGACCTTGTGTTCCTGACGGCCCCGCGCTATTTCATCGGATCGCTGACCATCGAGGGTGCTCCCGGCAGCGAACCCAGCGGCAAGCAGGTGCTGGCGGCAGCCAAGCTGCAGTTGGGTGAGCCCTGGGCGCCGAACCAGATGGAGGCGGCGCTCGCGAGAATGAGAGATGTTCTGGCCGACGAGGGCTACTTTCGTGCCCAGGTCGGATTTGAACACAGCGAGCGTCCGGCGACGCAGCTCGTGGACCTTCACTTCCGGGTCACGCCCGGCGAGCGCGCCCGCGTAGGGGACGTGCGGGTCGAGGGCGACCCCGGCTTCAGCGACGCCGAAGTCATACGGATCGCCAAGCTCCGTCCCGGCGATGCGGTCACCCAGAAGCGCCTGACGCGGGCGCTCGAGCGGCTGCGAAAGGCGTATCAGAAGCAGCAAAGGCTGGAGTCCGAGGTCGCGCTCAAGAGCCGCCTCTACCAGGAGAAGACCAACACCGTGGACTATGTGTTCGACCTTCGCCGCGGACCTCAGGTGGAGATCAAAGTGGAAGGCGCGCGCCCCAGCCGCAGCGAGATCCGCAGGCTCTTCCCCGTCTACGAGGAGAACGCCGTGGACGAGGACCTGCTGAACGAAGGACGCCGCAACCTGCGCGACCACATGCAGACGCGCGGGTACTTCGACGCCACGGTCGGGTACGCCACACAGGACGATCCCGCGGCCGACCGCCGCACCATCGTCTACCAGGTGGAACGCGGCCAACGTCACCAGCTGGCGGAGATCGTCATTACCGGCAACCACTACTTCGCAGACGACCTCATCCGGGAACGCCTGTGGATGCACGAAGCCGGGTGGCTGCTTTCCCACGGGCGCTTCAGCCAGTCCATTCTGGCCAGCGACATTGAGGCCGTTCGGGCGCTCTATACCTCGAACGGATTCGCGCAGGTGAAGGTTTCCAGCCGCGTCGAGCAGTTCGAGGGCGACCGCCTGCGGGTGGTGCTGAGCATCGAGGAGGGGCCACAAACCCGCGTGGCGTCGCTGGCCATCCGCGGAAACAAGGCCGTGGCCGAGGAACAGATCCGCTCGATGATTTCCATCATTGAGGGGCAGCCGTTCTCAGAGGCGAACGTCCTGAGCGACCGCGACCTGGTGCGCAACTTCTACTTCAACCGCGGGTTCCCGGAGGCCACGCTGGAATTCTCCTCGCAGCCCGATCCGGCCGACGCCACGCGCATGCACGTGACCCTCGAGATCCATGAAGGCCCGCAGTTCTTCGCCGATCAGGTGATCGTAAGCGGTCTCCGCTACACCCGCCCGGAGACGGTGAACCGGCAGGTGCGCATCTCGCCGGGCGGACCTCTCTCGCTGTCGGACATGCTGGAGACCCAGCGCCGTCTTTACGACCTGGGGTTGTTCAACGAAGTCGATATCGGCGTGCAGAATCCTGACGGGAATGCGCGCAACAAGAACGTGCTCATCCAGGTGGAGGAAGCCAGTCGATGGACGTTCGACTACGGCGCCGGGTTCGAGGTGCAGACCGGGGCCGCCGGGGTCGAGCCCCAGGGCGACCTTGAAGCCAGCCCCCGATTCTCTTTCGACGTGACACGCATCAACTTCCGCGGACGCGACCACTCCCTGGTCTTTAAGTCGCGCGTCGGGCGCCTGCAGCAGCGAGGGCTCATCGGCTATATTGCGCCACGCTGGTTTGACAAGGAGAACCTGCGGCTGTCTCTTACCGCCTTCTATGACAGCACCAGCGACGTCCGCACCTTCACCTCCGAGCGCCTCGAAGGTTCCATCCAGGCCGATCACGTACTCAGCAAGGCCACGACGCTGCTCTACCGGTTCGCCTTCCGCCGGGTCCAGGTGGACGAATCCAGCCTGAGGATCGAGCCGGCCCTGATTCCCCTGCTGTCGCAGCCGGTGCGCGTCGGCATTCCGAGCGTCACCTACATTCGCGATACGCGCGACGACCCCATCAACTCGACCCGGGGCTGGTACCTCACCAGCGACCTGGGCATCTCCAGCAAGATCTTCGGTTCGGAGGCCGATTACTGGCGGCTGTTCCTGCAGAACACCACCTACCACGCTTTCCGGCGGCGCAGCATCGTGCTGGCGCGCTCGACTCGCATCGGATTCACCGAGCCGTTCGATACCACAGACATCATCCCGCTGCCCGAGCGGCTGTTCAGCGGCGGCGGCAATTCGCATCGCGGCTTTGCCATCAACCAGGCCGGCCCGCGCGACCGCGAGACCGGGTTCCCGCTCGGCGGGCAGGCCCTGTTCCTGAACAACGTGGAACTGCGCCTTCCGCCGGTTACCTTGCCCTACCTGCGCGAGAACGTGAGCTTTGTCCTGTTCCATGATGCCGGCAACGTCTTCGAGAGCGCCCGCGACCTGTTCCGCGGCCTCGGGCGCTGGTCCCAGCCGAACCCCGCCCAGTGCCGCCTGCTGACCCTGAACGCCCGCTGCGACCTCAATTACATGTCCAATGCCGTCGGAGGCGGCCTCCGCTACCAGACCCCCATCGGCCCGGTGCGCGTCGACTTCGGATACAACCTCAACCCGCCCACGTTTCCCATCCGCGAGGAGGGCCGATCGGAAACGCTGCGGCACTTCAACATCTTCTTCAGCATCGGGCAGACATTCTGA
- a CDS encoding translocation/assembly module TamB domain-containing protein, which yields MNESVPKPRRRGRWLLRLVIFVLASGLLVGWYLSSEAFEARLRAQMVEGIEEAIGTRVEIGSFHWDLWNLGFEAREMVLHGREPKGEPALARIESLSVRLKVLSLFRPSFGVREIVVTRPVVRIITFPDGSLNVPMPGTSRPKGAGTPANLHALSVDRLDITGGELSWNERRIPLDLTVRGVTLSLAFARFDRRYDGDLSLGNIEFRYGGAPPLTSRTRVIFRIWPKAAEISSLRWDSKTSRLEATARVESFVEPDLRVNYSGALDLREFGPLVHRPALRSGRIEFSGEGSGPPRELTFSGRMRWADVSWQTPGVRLSGLAGGAQFTGSRERLAFSNVFAHAMGGNLTGSVAVENWTPWRADEKSAPRGVANLKLTGIRLAALAGAVSTESLPLARLKFAGSAAGTVKLAWRGALAAANWAFALDIVPPAAPQSEDWPLRGAIVGAYRSEARSLSLEHLHLATPASRLEAVGSLGSPGASMEVSLRLDRLAEARKVLDIFASSLPLHLEPEGRAAFDGRLSGALGSPRLQGRFTAAEFAVTRPTGAEGSPLTMHFDAFSADLDYSAAHLEIRNAELLHDAAHIAFDLATELRHGRLEPSAPLTSNVRIRDASLDRLQSLAGTSYPLRGVLDLEFSARGTWLDPRGEGRLEVREAELFGEPFRAFASGLRVRQGELELSELVMAQNGGRAAGTAAWRFADRSFRLDLDGSGFQLSRFRRLQRPQFSTGGQFAFRLQGRGTLAQPDLSADVRLTDLVLNGEEAGDLEAHAVTRAGTLHLRARSAFQQAELDADGQIGLRAGWPAQLAVRFARLDIDPLLRAVVPGRITGHSAMAGQLRIEGPLGDRKALSLDAEVSQLAAEIAGVRLENDGLIQFAVRNGTLEVRRFHIVGTGTDLSAQGRAELLGARRLDLRSQGRVNFRLLQSLDPNFQASGDATMDLTITGTAQQPNLFGKLRIADASLAFIDAPNALSEINGQMTFNQNRLQIESLTARTGGGTLDLGGSVAYSRGLFFDLTARGREIRLRHPPGISSVADADLRFVGSAAGSLLSGEVTVRRFTVSPKFDFAAYLVSRRAPMALPGPANLVEKLRFDVHITSTPSLEVQTSLARISGDVDLRLRGTAAAPAVLGRVDITEGRIVFSGTEYRINQGEITFSNPVRVEPVLDLDASARVRQYDISIGLHGPIDHLTTTYRSDPPLPTPDIIALLALGRTREETVMTRQTTDTFGQDEASALLGSALNATLSSRVQRLFGVSRIKIDPQVAGPENNPNARLTIEQQVSPHVTLTYITNLSQSSQQVIQGEFYLSRTVSLVAVRDQNGVVGFELRIRQRKK from the coding sequence ATGAACGAGTCCGTGCCCAAGCCGCGCCGCCGTGGCCGATGGCTGCTGCGTCTCGTCATCTTCGTGCTGGCAAGCGGGTTGCTTGTGGGATGGTACTTGTCGAGTGAGGCCTTCGAAGCCCGCTTGCGCGCGCAAATGGTGGAGGGCATCGAGGAAGCGATTGGGACTCGCGTCGAAATCGGCTCTTTCCACTGGGACCTCTGGAACCTGGGCTTTGAGGCTCGCGAGATGGTGCTGCACGGTCGCGAGCCGAAGGGAGAGCCCGCGCTCGCTCGCATCGAATCCCTCAGCGTTCGCCTGAAGGTGCTGTCACTGTTCCGGCCGAGTTTTGGCGTGCGCGAAATCGTGGTGACGCGGCCGGTCGTCCGCATCATTACCTTTCCGGATGGCTCGCTCAACGTGCCGATGCCCGGCACCAGCCGACCGAAAGGCGCAGGCACGCCGGCGAACCTCCATGCGCTCTCGGTCGACCGCCTCGACATCACCGGCGGCGAATTGTCCTGGAACGAACGCCGCATTCCGCTCGACCTTACAGTTCGAGGCGTCACGCTCTCTCTGGCGTTCGCACGGTTCGACCGCAGGTACGACGGAGACCTTTCGCTGGGGAACATCGAGTTCCGCTATGGCGGAGCCCCACCACTGACCTCGCGGACACGGGTGATCTTCCGCATCTGGCCCAAGGCGGCGGAAATCTCCAGCCTGCGCTGGGACTCGAAAACATCACGCCTTGAGGCGACGGCCCGCGTCGAGAGCTTCGTGGAACCCGATCTTCGCGTGAACTACTCGGGAGCGCTGGATCTGCGCGAGTTTGGCCCGCTGGTTCACCGGCCGGCCCTACGGAGCGGCCGGATCGAGTTCAGCGGCGAGGGCAGCGGCCCACCGCGGGAACTCACCTTTTCCGGGCGCATGCGTTGGGCGGATGTCAGCTGGCAGACGCCCGGGGTTCGCCTCTCCGGCCTTGCGGGAGGAGCGCAGTTCACCGGCAGCCGAGAGCGCCTCGCTTTTTCCAACGTCTTCGCCCACGCGATGGGAGGCAATCTTACCGGGTCGGTCGCGGTCGAGAACTGGACGCCGTGGCGCGCTGACGAAAAGTCTGCGCCACGGGGTGTGGCGAACCTCAAGCTCACCGGCATCCGCCTGGCCGCGCTGGCCGGCGCAGTTTCCACGGAATCGCTTCCACTTGCGCGCCTGAAGTTTGCCGGCAGCGCGGCGGGCACCGTGAAGCTGGCCTGGCGCGGCGCTCTTGCGGCTGCGAACTGGGCATTCGCGCTCGATATCGTTCCACCGGCCGCGCCGCAATCGGAAGACTGGCCGCTTAGGGGCGCGATTGTGGGCGCCTATCGCTCCGAGGCGCGATCTCTCAGTCTGGAGCATCTGCACTTAGCCACACCGGCTTCGCGGCTGGAGGCTGTCGGTTCGCTCGGTTCGCCGGGGGCTTCGATGGAGGTCTCGCTGCGCCTGGATCGCCTGGCTGAGGCGCGCAAGGTTCTGGACATATTCGCTTCGTCGCTTCCGCTCCACCTGGAGCCTGAAGGGCGGGCCGCTTTCGACGGGCGCCTGAGCGGAGCACTTGGGTCGCCACGGCTCCAAGGCCGATTCACCGCGGCGGAATTTGCCGTAACGCGGCCCACGGGTGCGGAAGGCAGCCCGCTGACCATGCATTTTGACGCGTTCTCCGCTGACCTGGACTATTCGGCTGCGCACCTCGAAATCCGCAATGCTGAGCTGCTGCATGATGCGGCCCACATCGCATTCGACCTGGCGACCGAGCTTCGCCACGGCCGCCTGGAGCCATCGGCGCCGCTGACGAGCAACGTCCGGATACGGGATGCCTCCCTCGACCGGCTGCAGTCGCTGGCCGGGACCAGCTATCCGCTTCGCGGCGTTCTGGACCTCGAGTTCTCCGCCCGCGGCACGTGGCTCGATCCACGAGGCGAGGGCAGGCTGGAGGTAAGAGAGGCAGAACTGTTCGGTGAGCCGTTCCGGGCGTTCGCTTCCGGCCTCCGCGTCCGGCAAGGGGAACTCGAGCTCAGTGAACTCGTGATGGCGCAAAACGGTGGGCGCGCTGCAGGCACGGCCGCCTGGCGTTTTGCCGATCGCTCTTTCCGGCTCGATCTCGATGGTTCAGGTTTCCAGCTTTCGAGGTTCCGGCGCCTGCAGCGTCCGCAGTTCTCGACTGGCGGTCAGTTTGCGTTCCGGCTGCAGGGTCGCGGAACTCTCGCCCAGCCTGACCTTTCGGCGGATGTGCGTCTGACCGACCTCGTGCTCAACGGAGAGGAAGCGGGCGACCTCGAAGCTCACGCCGTCACCCGCGCGGGAACGTTGCATCTCAGGGCCCGCTCCGCATTCCAACAGGCCGAGCTCGACGCCGATGGCCAGATCGGCTTGCGCGCCGGCTGGCCCGCCCAACTCGCAGTACGCTTCGCCCGGCTCGACATCGATCCGCTGCTGCGAGCGGTGGTGCCCGGGCGAATCACCGGACATTCCGCTATGGCAGGTCAGCTCCGAATCGAGGGGCCGCTCGGTGACCGCAAAGCCCTTTCCCTGGATGCGGAGGTTTCACAGTTGGCCGCGGAGATTGCCGGCGTCCGCCTGGAGAACGACGGCCTCATCCAGTTCGCGGTGCGCAACGGGACGCTGGAGGTGAGGCGCTTCCACATCGTCGGCACGGGCACGGACCTTTCGGCCCAGGGCCGCGCCGAACTCCTGGGTGCGCGCCGTCTGGACCTTCGCTCCCAGGGACGTGTGAACTTCCGCCTGCTGCAGTCCCTCGACCCGAACTTCCAGGCTTCGGGCGACGCCACCATGGACCTGACCATCACCGGCACCGCGCAGCAGCCCAATCTGTTCGGCAAGCTGCGCATCGCAGACGCGTCCCTGGCCTTCATCGACGCGCCCAATGCCTTGAGCGAAATCAACGGCCAGATGACGTTCAACCAGAATCGCCTGCAGATCGAATCGCTCACGGCCCGCACCGGCGGAGGCACGCTCGACCTGGGAGGCTCGGTCGCCTATTCCCGCGGTCTTTTCTTCGATCTCACCGCCCGTGGGCGCGAGATTCGCCTGCGCCATCCTCCCGGCATCAGTTCGGTCGCAGATGCCGACCTGCGGTTCGTGGGCTCGGCCGCGGGCTCGCTGCTCTCCGGCGAAGTCACGGTACGGCGTTTCACGGTCAGCCCCAAGTTCGACTTTGCCGCCTACCTGGTTTCGCGGCGGGCGCCGATGGCCCTTCCGGGACCCGCGAACCTGGTGGAAAAATTGCGGTTCGACGTGCACATCACCTCCACGCCTTCCCTGGAGGTGCAGACCTCTCTGGCCCGCATCTCCGGGGACGTGGACCTTCGCCTGCGCGGCACGGCCGCGGCCCCCGCGGTGCTGGGGCGCGTCGACATCACCGAAGGCCGCATCGTCTTCAGCGGCACGGAGTATCGCATCAACCAGGGCGAGATTACGTTCTCCAACCCGGTGCGGGTGGAGCCGGTGCTCGACCTGGACGCCTCCGCCCGGGTCCGTCAGTACGACATCTCCATCGGCTTGCACGGCCCGATCGACCACCTGACCACCACCTACCGCTCCGACCCGCCCCTGCCCACCCCGGACATCATCGCGTTGCTCGCCTTGGGCCGTACCCGCGAGGAGACCGTCATGACCCGGCAAACCACGGACACGTTCGGCCAGGATGAGGCCAGTGCGTTGCTGGGCTCCGCCTTGAATGCCACGCTCAGCAGCCGTGTGCAGCGGCTGTTCGGCGTCAGCCGCATCAAGATCGACCCGCAGGTCGCCGGTCCGGAGAACAATCCCAACGCCCGCCTCACGATCGAGCAGCAGGTTTCGCCGCACGTCACGCTCACCTACATCACGAACCTGTCCCAGTCCTCGCAGCAGGTCATACAGGGCGAGTTCTACCTTAGCCGGACCGTCTCGCTGGTGGCGGTGCGCGACCAGAACGGCGTGGTCGGTTTTGAGTTGAGAATCCGGCAGCGAAAGAAGTAG
- a CDS encoding SurA N-terminal domain-containing protein, translated as MICRLRIALLVFLAAAPVMHAGQLLDRIVATVDSRIIAESEWEEAVRVECLLEGRPVEQIGAADRQATLQRLIDQALLQQQMENTGFEPATSEDVAERLRNVRERLPQGQDDAAWHALLARYGLTEDTLRQRLALQLDLERYIDQRFRSTVYVEPAAVEAYYRDQLAPQLQAKNAPVPSLAEVRERIERLLTEQRVNELVASWLKALRTQTEIQVR; from the coding sequence ATGATTTGTCGCTTACGAATCGCCTTGCTTGTCTTCCTGGCTGCGGCGCCCGTGATGCACGCCGGCCAGCTCCTGGATCGCATCGTCGCCACCGTCGATTCGCGCATCATCGCCGAGAGCGAGTGGGAGGAGGCGGTGCGTGTGGAGTGCCTGTTGGAGGGCCGCCCGGTCGAACAGATTGGCGCCGCCGACCGCCAGGCCACTCTCCAGCGCTTGATCGATCAAGCCTTGCTGCAGCAGCAGATGGAGAACACCGGCTTCGAGCCTGCCACCTCGGAGGACGTAGCAGAGCGCCTGCGCAACGTCCGGGAGCGCCTTCCCCAGGGACAGGACGACGCTGCGTGGCACGCCCTGCTCGCTCGTTACGGACTGACCGAAGACACGCTTCGCCAGCGCCTGGCCCTCCAGCTCGACCTGGAGCGTTACATCGACCAGCGTTTCCGCTCCACCGTCTATGTCGAGCCGGCCGCCGTCGAAGCCTACTACCGCGACCAGCTTGCGCCGCAGCTCCAGGCGAAGAACGCGCCTGTGCCGTCGCTGGCTGAAGTGCGCGAGCGGATCGAGCGCCTGCTCACGGAACAACGCGTGAATGAGCTCGTGGCCTCGTGGCTGAAAGCGCTGCGTACACAAACGGAGATTCAGGTGCGATGA
- a CDS encoding MFS transporter, whose protein sequence is MGTPISLAQPEPPKWYRWMVLMFISLAMFGNYYLYDSIAPVADLLKQQLNFTDEQYGLLSSVYSWSAIPFLLFGGPIIDRRGTRVATLLFGAICAISGFMMIASTDYRVMVVGRFLLASAEPLIAAITAAIAKWFKGKELGFALGVNLVIARLGQTAADWSPTWARAAYGDWRTPLVVAAFLGTTCVIGAAIYWVLEKKAERKYSLGEAGSTDKLVLSDLIRFNRAFWYITAVCVAFYSVIFPFRSFSIKFFIEAHQAERSFAGQLNSVMPVAAMFATVLFGLLSDRIGRRASLMLLGTLILVPVFPILGYTQVTLYLPIAMVGIAFSLVPALMWPSVAYLVEQNRLGSAYALMFLLQQIGVGALDWLVGRANDYAGASAVNPAGYLPMMWIFTVLGMIALVFAFLLWRTETGPQARGLETIRA, encoded by the coding sequence ATGGGAACTCCAATCTCTCTCGCTCAGCCGGAGCCTCCGAAGTGGTATCGCTGGATGGTGCTGATGTTCATCAGCCTGGCGATGTTCGGCAACTACTACCTGTATGACAGCATTGCGCCTGTCGCTGACCTGCTGAAGCAACAGCTCAACTTCACCGACGAGCAGTACGGACTGCTGTCTTCGGTGTATTCCTGGAGCGCCATTCCGTTCCTGTTGTTCGGCGGGCCCATCATTGACCGCCGGGGCACCCGCGTGGCCACTCTCCTGTTCGGAGCCATCTGCGCGATTTCCGGCTTCATGATGATTGCTTCCACCGACTACCGCGTCATGGTAGTGGGACGGTTCCTGCTGGCCAGCGCCGAACCGCTGATTGCCGCCATCACCGCGGCCATCGCCAAGTGGTTCAAGGGCAAGGAACTGGGGTTCGCTCTGGGCGTGAACCTGGTCATCGCGCGCCTGGGCCAGACGGCCGCCGACTGGTCTCCCACCTGGGCGCGAGCTGCCTACGGCGACTGGCGGACCCCCCTGGTCGTCGCCGCCTTCCTCGGAACCACCTGTGTGATCGGCGCGGCGATCTACTGGGTGCTGGAGAAGAAAGCCGAGCGCAAGTATTCGCTCGGGGAGGCCGGATCGACCGACAAGCTGGTCCTCTCCGACCTCATCAGGTTCAATCGCGCTTTCTGGTACATCACCGCCGTCTGCGTGGCGTTCTATTCCGTCATCTTTCCGTTCCGCAGCTTCTCCATCAAGTTCTTCATTGAAGCGCACCAGGCAGAGCGCTCCTTCGCGGGCCAGCTGAACAGCGTCATGCCGGTTGCAGCCATGTTTGCCACCGTGCTTTTCGGTCTGCTCTCGGATCGCATCGGGCGCCGTGCTTCGCTCATGCTGCTGGGCACGCTGATCCTGGTTCCCGTCTTTCCCATCCTGGGATACACGCAGGTGACGCTCTATCTGCCGATCGCCATGGTGGGAATCGCGTTTTCTCTGGTCCCCGCCCTGATGTGGCCTTCGGTAGCCTACCTGGTGGAGCAGAACCGGCTGGGGAGCGCCTATGCCTTAATGTTCTTGCTGCAGCAGATCGGGGTCGGCGCTCTGGACTGGCTGGTGGGCCGCGCCAACGACTACGCCGGGGCCAGCGCCGTCAACCCCGCCGGCTACCTGCCCATGATGTGGATTTTCACTGTCCTGGGTATGATTGCCCTGGTCTTCGCCTTCCTGCTGTGGCGCACGGAAACCGGGCCCCAGGCGCGGGGTCTGGAAACCATCCGGGCGTAG
- a CDS encoding ThiF family adenylyltransferase, protein MPGSPESRYSRQELFAGIGPEGQRKVQAARVAIVGCGATGSGAAGLLARAGVGSLRIVDRDYVEPSNLQRQSLFDEQDAAESVPKAIAAARKIAAFNSGIVVEPEVADLTPGNVERLLSGIQLILDGTDNFETRYLINDWAVKTRIPWIYTAAVGSYAVTLNIVPGETACLACLFPEPPRGTVETCDTAGILNPAAQLAASLEAAEALKFLAGARERLRPTLLSWDVWTNQRSEIDASRPRANCRACGAGDFIHLAGQGRPHITLCGRNSVQIHERERPIDFAEMTRRLEPHGRVRHNQFVLKFWRDDYEMTLFPDGRAIVKGTTDTAAARSLYARYVGS, encoded by the coding sequence ATGCCGGGGTCACCGGAAAGTCGTTACTCGAGGCAGGAGCTGTTCGCGGGCATCGGGCCCGAAGGCCAGCGGAAGGTGCAGGCCGCGCGGGTGGCCATTGTGGGCTGTGGCGCCACCGGGTCGGGAGCCGCCGGCCTGCTGGCGCGCGCCGGCGTGGGTTCTTTGCGCATTGTGGATCGCGACTACGTCGAGCCAAGCAACCTGCAGCGGCAGTCGCTATTCGACGAGCAGGATGCGGCTGAGAGCGTGCCCAAGGCCATCGCTGCCGCGCGCAAGATTGCGGCCTTCAATTCCGGCATCGTTGTCGAGCCGGAAGTGGCCGATCTGACCCCGGGCAACGTTGAGCGTTTGCTTTCCGGCATCCAGCTCATCCTCGATGGAACCGACAACTTCGAGACCCGGTACCTGATCAACGACTGGGCGGTGAAAACCCGCATCCCCTGGATCTACACCGCCGCGGTGGGTAGCTATGCCGTCACCCTGAACATCGTTCCCGGAGAGACAGCGTGCCTCGCCTGCTTGTTTCCCGAACCGCCGCGCGGGACGGTGGAAACCTGCGACACGGCCGGCATCCTCAATCCCGCGGCGCAACTGGCGGCGTCGCTCGAAGCTGCTGAGGCGCTGAAGTTCCTCGCAGGCGCCCGGGAGCGTTTGCGTCCTACGCTGCTTTCCTGGGACGTGTGGACCAACCAGCGCTCGGAGATCGATGCCTCACGTCCCCGCGCGAACTGTCGCGCCTGCGGCGCGGGGGACTTCATCCATCTGGCGGGTCAGGGACGGCCACACATCACCCTGTGCGGGCGCAACTCGGTGCAGATCCACGAGCGCGAGCGACCCATCGACTTCGCGGAGATGACGCGCCGCCTGGAACCCCACGGGCGCGTGCGCCACAACCAGTTTGTCCTCAAGTTCTGGCGGGATGACTACGAAATGACGCTGTTCCCCGACGGCCGCGCCATCGTCAAGGGGACCACCGATACTGCGGCGGCGCGCAGCCTGTATGCCCGCTACGTTGGTTCCTAG
- a CDS encoding protein-L-isoaspartate(D-aspartate) O-methyltransferase, which produces MAGASQADPYLLRRLAMVEVQLRARGIRDERVLAAMARVERHRFVPPEHQDDAYGDFPLPIGEGQTISQPYVVAAMLEALALRPEDLVLEIGTGSGYQTALLAELAREVYSIERQPRLAMRAEEELLALGYANVHLRVGDGTLGWPEVGPFDAIIVAAASPQVPPTLFEQLREGGRMIVPVGSTFAQELQLIRKQSGRTFVTHLDGCRFVPLIGREGFSAS; this is translated from the coding sequence TTGGCCGGCGCTTCCCAAGCCGACCCCTATCTGCTGCGCCGCCTGGCCATGGTGGAGGTGCAGTTGCGCGCCCGCGGCATTCGCGACGAGCGCGTCCTCGCTGCCATGGCGCGGGTGGAACGCCATCGCTTCGTGCCGCCCGAGCATCAGGATGACGCCTACGGCGATTTCCCGTTGCCCATCGGCGAGGGCCAGACCATCTCCCAGCCTTACGTGGTGGCGGCCATGCTGGAGGCGCTCGCGCTCCGGCCCGAGGATCTCGTACTGGAGATCGGGACCGGTTCCGGCTACCAGACCGCGCTGCTCGCCGAGCTGGCGCGCGAGGTCTACAGCATCGAGCGCCAGCCGCGCCTCGCCATGCGTGCGGAAGAGGAGCTCCTGGCGTTGGGCTACGCCAACGTGCATCTGCGCGTCGGTGATGGCACCCTGGGCTGGCCCGAGGTTGGTCCTTTCGACGCTATCATCGTCGCCGCCGCGTCGCCTCAGGTCCCTCCGACTCTCTTCGAGCAGTTACGGGAGGGCGGCCGCATGATTGTGCCGGTCGGTTCGACCTTCGCGCAGGAGTTGCAGCTCATCCGCAAGCAGTCTGGCCGCACCTTCGTCACCCATCTGGATGGCTGCCGCTTCGTGCCGCTCATCGGCCGCGAGGGTTTTTCCGCTTCCTGA